One region of Streptomyces sp. CG4 genomic DNA includes:
- a CDS encoding TetR/AcrR family transcriptional regulator — MPQQKDSPRRSDAQRNRERILEVALVELSRCADAPLSVIAKKAGVGQGTFYRNFPNRESLVLEIYRHEMQQVADSATHLLKTRAPDEALRAWMDRLAEFAMTKAGLAGAIRKAVGAPGGPAKPPHTPVTAAAELLLRANEEAGTIGPGVTPEDFMLAIAGLWQLDPHDDWRSRATRLLDLVMAGLRTGAPGT; from the coding sequence GTGCCGCAGCAGAAGGACTCACCCCGGCGCTCGGACGCGCAGCGCAACCGCGAGCGCATCCTGGAGGTGGCGCTCGTCGAACTGTCGCGCTGCGCGGACGCCCCGCTGAGCGTGATCGCCAAGAAGGCCGGGGTCGGGCAGGGGACGTTCTACCGCAACTTCCCCAACCGCGAATCCCTCGTCCTCGAGATCTACCGCCACGAGATGCAGCAGGTCGCGGACAGCGCGACCCATCTGCTCAAGACCCGGGCACCGGACGAGGCCCTGCGCGCCTGGATGGACCGGCTCGCCGAGTTCGCCATGACGAAGGCCGGTCTGGCCGGCGCGATCCGGAAGGCCGTCGGCGCACCGGGCGGGCCGGCGAAGCCGCCCCACACACCAGTGACGGCAGCGGCGGAACTCCTGCTCCGCGCCAACGAGGAGGCGGGCACCATCGGGCCCGGCGTCACTCCGGAGGACTTCATGCTGGCCATCGCCGGCCTCTGGCAACTCGACCCGCACGACGACTGGCGGTCACGCGCCACCCGACTCCTCGACCTGGTCATGGCCGGCCTGCGCACCGGAGCACCGGGGACGTGA
- a CDS encoding xanthine dehydrogenase family protein molybdopterin-binding subunit, with translation MTTAITGAPVRTSSVGTAHTRIEGRDKVTGAARYAGEVPFADLAYGWLVLSTVARGRIRTLDSEAVLAMPGVLAVLDHRNAPRVETDYTGLMGMRPDPTIAVFQHDRVPHLGWPVALVVAETSEQAREAAEALVVHYEQEPHDVEFDGEHPDAYPVDGHMPAVTEKGDLDAALASSAVVVDAEYTTPEEHHNPMEPHAATARWEGGRLELIDSNQGATWVVGELANLFSLDPAAVRVRSEHVGGGFGSKGVRAHQVAAVMAATLLQRPVRVVLTRRQMFSLAGYRSPTTQRVRLGADADGRLRALEHRSLSLTSTVYEFIEPSAGVARVMYDAGAHHTANRVVRLDVPTPTFMRAPGEAPGSFALEVALDELAEKCGLDPIELRLRNEPDKGPVSGLPFAGRNLAACFREGARRFGWADRDPRPGVRRDGRWLLGTGTAAASFPSGAVPSTATATAHPDGTFTVRISAADIGTGARTALTLVAADALQVPPERVHVRIGDSDFGPAMIAGGSMGTRSWSWAVRAAAGELLERLALGAGIPLEGITVRSDTAAAIGALTPAERHSFGAQFAEVAVDVTTGEVRVRRMLGIFAAGRIVNPLTARGQFLGGMIWGISMALHEEAVRDRASGGHVGADLAGYHVATHADVPGIEADWIEDTDPSDPVGIKGIGEIGIVGAAAALANAVWHATGVRHRSLPIRPDRVLSAAAGAPDA, from the coding sequence ATGACCACCGCCATCACCGGAGCACCTGTACGGACGTCCTCCGTCGGCACCGCGCACACCCGCATCGAGGGGCGGGACAAGGTCACCGGAGCGGCCCGCTACGCCGGGGAGGTGCCGTTCGCCGACCTCGCGTACGGCTGGCTCGTGCTGTCCACGGTCGCCCGCGGCCGCATCCGTACCCTCGACAGCGAGGCCGTCCTGGCCATGCCGGGCGTCCTCGCCGTCCTGGACCACCGCAACGCCCCACGCGTCGAGACCGACTACACCGGCCTGATGGGCATGCGCCCGGATCCGACCATCGCCGTCTTCCAGCACGACCGGGTGCCCCACCTGGGCTGGCCGGTGGCGCTGGTCGTGGCCGAGACGTCCGAGCAGGCCAGGGAAGCCGCCGAGGCGCTCGTAGTGCACTACGAACAGGAGCCTCACGACGTCGAGTTCGACGGCGAGCACCCGGACGCCTACCCGGTGGACGGCCATATGCCGGCGGTGACGGAGAAGGGCGACCTCGACGCCGCACTGGCCTCCTCGGCCGTCGTCGTGGACGCCGAGTACACCACCCCCGAAGAGCACCACAACCCGATGGAGCCCCATGCGGCGACCGCCCGTTGGGAGGGCGGCCGACTGGAACTGATCGACTCCAACCAGGGCGCCACCTGGGTCGTCGGTGAACTCGCCAACCTCTTCTCGCTCGACCCGGCCGCCGTCCGTGTGCGCTCCGAACACGTCGGCGGCGGCTTCGGCAGCAAGGGCGTACGCGCCCACCAGGTGGCCGCCGTGATGGCCGCGACCTTGCTGCAACGGCCGGTACGCGTCGTCCTGACCCGGCGTCAGATGTTCTCGCTGGCCGGCTACCGCAGCCCCACCACCCAGCGCGTGCGCCTCGGCGCCGACGCCGACGGACGGCTGCGCGCACTGGAGCACCGCTCGCTGAGCCTGACCTCCACGGTGTACGAGTTCATCGAACCGAGCGCCGGGGTGGCTCGGGTGATGTACGACGCCGGGGCCCACCACACCGCCAACCGTGTCGTACGGCTGGACGTGCCGACCCCGACGTTCATGCGCGCTCCGGGCGAGGCGCCGGGGTCGTTCGCGCTCGAAGTGGCGCTCGACGAACTGGCCGAGAAGTGCGGGCTCGACCCCATCGAGCTGCGTCTGCGCAACGAACCCGACAAGGGGCCGGTCTCCGGCCTGCCGTTCGCCGGCCGCAATCTGGCCGCCTGCTTCCGGGAGGGTGCCCGCAGGTTCGGCTGGGCGGACCGCGACCCGCGCCCCGGAGTGCGCCGGGACGGCCGCTGGCTGCTCGGTACGGGTACCGCGGCGGCCTCCTTCCCGTCCGGCGCCGTACCGTCCACCGCGACCGCGACCGCGCACCCGGACGGCACCTTCACCGTCCGGATCTCCGCGGCCGACATCGGCACCGGGGCCCGCACCGCACTCACCCTGGTCGCCGCGGACGCACTCCAGGTGCCGCCGGAACGTGTCCATGTGCGCATCGGCGACAGCGACTTCGGACCGGCGATGATCGCCGGCGGTTCCATGGGCACCCGCTCCTGGTCCTGGGCCGTCAGGGCCGCGGCCGGAGAACTGCTGGAACGGCTGGCGCTCGGTGCCGGCATCCCGCTCGAGGGCATCACGGTACGGTCCGACACCGCCGCGGCCATCGGCGCCCTGACCCCCGCCGAACGGCACTCCTTCGGCGCCCAGTTCGCCGAGGTCGCCGTGGACGTCACCACCGGCGAGGTACGGGTGCGCCGCATGCTCGGCATCTTCGCGGCGGGCCGGATCGTCAACCCCCTCACCGCACGCGGGCAGTTCCTCGGCGGCATGATCTGGGGCATCTCCATGGCGCTGCACGAGGAGGCCGTCCGGGACCGCGCCTCGGGCGGGCATGTCGGCGCCGACCTCGCGGGCTACCACGTGGCGACACACGCCGATGTGCCCGGGATCGAGGCCGACTGGATCGAGGACACCGACCCGAGCGACCCGGTCGGGATCAAGGGCATCGGCGAGATCGGCATCGTCGGCGCAGCGGCCGCCCTCGCCAATGCGGTCTGGCACGCGACCGGCGTACGCCACCGCAGCCTGCCGATCCGGCCGGACCGCGTCCTGTCGGCCGCCGCGGGAGCTCCGGATGCTTGA
- a CDS encoding xanthine dehydrogenase family protein subunit M, producing MREFDYQRASDVAGAVALLGADPDTRFLGGGTNLVDLMKSGVERPARLVDIRELPLGEIESTPEGGLRIGATVTNGDLAAHPEVRRRYPALAQAVLAGASGQLRNMATVGGNLLQRTRCGYFTDVTRPCNKREPGSGCPAITGEHHNHAILGASDSCVAVHPSDMGVALTAFDAVVHFETADGPGELALADFYLPVEDTPHRETALPAGALITGVTLPPVPVAARSRYRKVRERASYAFALGSLAAALDVRDGVVRDARLAFGAVASRPWRAAAAERVLVGAPADADTYAAAADAELAAARPLPHNGYKVDLIRNLVVAVLSELAEEAAR from the coding sequence ATGAGGGAGTTCGACTATCAGCGGGCGTCCGACGTGGCCGGCGCCGTCGCCCTGCTCGGCGCCGATCCGGACACCCGTTTCCTCGGCGGCGGCACCAACCTCGTCGACCTCATGAAGTCCGGCGTCGAGCGGCCCGCCCGGCTCGTCGACATCCGTGAACTCCCGCTCGGCGAGATCGAGTCGACGCCCGAGGGCGGCCTGCGCATCGGGGCCACCGTCACCAACGGCGACCTGGCGGCCCATCCCGAGGTCCGGCGCCGCTACCCGGCGCTCGCGCAGGCGGTGCTGGCCGGCGCGTCCGGGCAGCTGCGCAACATGGCCACGGTCGGCGGGAATCTGCTGCAGCGCACCCGCTGCGGCTACTTCACCGACGTCACCCGACCCTGCAACAAGCGGGAGCCCGGCAGCGGTTGCCCCGCCATCACGGGCGAACACCACAACCACGCCATCCTGGGCGCGTCCGACAGCTGTGTGGCCGTACACCCCTCGGACATGGGCGTCGCCCTCACCGCTTTCGACGCCGTCGTACACTTCGAAACGGCGGACGGGCCAGGGGAGTTGGCGCTGGCCGACTTCTATCTGCCCGTCGAGGACACCCCGCACCGCGAGACCGCGCTGCCGGCGGGTGCGCTGATCACCGGTGTCACGCTGCCGCCCGTCCCGGTGGCCGCCCGCTCCCGCTACCGCAAGGTCCGCGAGCGCGCGTCGTACGCGTTCGCCCTCGGCTCCCTCGCCGCCGCGCTCGACGTCCGTGACGGCGTCGTCCGCGATGCACGGCTGGCCTTCGGCGCCGTCGCCTCCCGTCCCTGGCGGGCCGCCGCGGCCGAACGGGTCCTGGTCGGGGCGCCGGCGGACGCCGACACCTATGCCGCCGCGGCGGACGCCGAGCTGGCGGCGGCCCGACCGCTGCCGCACAACGGCTACAAAGTGGACCTCATCCGCAACCTCGTGGTGGCCGTCCTGTCCGAACTCGCCGAGGAGGCCGCACGATGA
- a CDS encoding response regulator transcription factor, with product MKDTVCPGAVLVVDDDAAIRRSLERGLRLNGFVVRTAADGSVALASIDQAPPDVLVLDVSMPGMSGIEVCTRLRGAGRDLPVLMLSALDETADRIAGLQAGGDDYLVKPFALQELVLRLHALLRRRPPADRAVLRVADLVIDPAARIVERSGRPLELTRREFELLEVLARNAGLVLTRDQLLERVWGYDFDVRTDAVDTFVSYLRRKLEADGRSRLIHTVRGVGFVLREARDTP from the coding sequence ATGAAGGACACCGTGTGCCCCGGGGCGGTGCTGGTCGTCGACGACGACGCGGCGATCCGGCGGTCGCTGGAGCGTGGCCTGCGGCTCAACGGTTTCGTGGTGCGGACCGCCGCCGACGGGTCCGTGGCGCTCGCCTCGATCGACCAGGCACCGCCGGACGTGCTGGTGCTCGATGTGTCGATGCCCGGGATGAGCGGGATCGAGGTGTGCACGAGGCTGCGCGGCGCGGGCCGGGACCTGCCGGTACTCATGCTTTCCGCCCTCGACGAGACCGCCGACCGTATCGCCGGACTCCAGGCGGGCGGCGACGACTATCTGGTCAAGCCCTTCGCCCTGCAGGAGCTGGTGCTGCGGCTGCACGCGCTGCTGCGCCGCCGGCCGCCCGCCGACCGGGCGGTGCTGCGGGTCGCGGACCTGGTCATCGACCCGGCGGCGCGCATCGTCGAGCGGTCCGGCCGGCCGCTGGAGCTGACCCGGCGTGAGTTCGAACTCCTGGAGGTGCTCGCCCGCAACGCCGGACTCGTCCTCACCCGAGACCAGCTCCTGGAACGGGTATGGGGCTACGACTTCGACGTGCGCACCGACGCCGTCGACACGTTCGTCAGCTATCTGCGCCGCAAGCTCGAGGCGGACGGGCGCTCCCGGCTGATCCACACCGTGCGCGGAGTCGGCTTCGTGCTCAGAGAGGCCCGGGACACACCGTGA
- a CDS encoding 2Fe-2S iron-sulfur cluster-binding protein: MASSTSSVITLQINGEKYTLPVDHRTTLLDALRERLDLTGTKKGCDQGQCGACTVLVDGRRSVACLQLAVAAEGREITTIEGVADGDRLHPVQQAFLDLDGYQCGYCTPGQICSAIGVIEEHAAGWPSAVTEDVRPEAGPPALTAEEIRERMSGNLCRCGAYVSIVEAVARAAEVCVDQERVDGLVGEKKEAVA; the protein is encoded by the coding sequence ATGGCCTCATCGACGTCCAGTGTCATCACTTTGCAGATCAACGGCGAGAAGTACACACTGCCCGTCGACCACCGCACCACCCTGCTCGACGCTCTGCGTGAGCGCCTCGATCTCACCGGTACCAAAAAGGGCTGTGACCAGGGGCAATGCGGGGCATGCACGGTCCTGGTGGACGGGCGCCGGTCGGTTGCCTGTCTGCAGCTGGCCGTGGCGGCCGAGGGCCGCGAGATCACCACCATCGAGGGCGTGGCCGACGGTGACCGGCTGCACCCCGTGCAGCAGGCCTTCCTCGATCTGGACGGCTACCAGTGCGGCTACTGCACTCCGGGACAGATCTGCTCCGCGATCGGAGTGATCGAGGAGCACGCGGCGGGCTGGCCGAGCGCCGTCACCGAGGACGTCCGCCCCGAGGCGGGGCCGCCCGCCCTGACCGCCGAGGAGATCCGAGAGCGGATGAGCGGCAATCTGTGCCGCTGCGGCGCGTATGTCTCGATCGTCGAGGCGGTGGCGCGCGCGGCGGAAGTCTGTGTGGACCAGGAGCGCGTCGACGGCCTCGTGGGTGAGAAGAAGGAGGCCGTGGCATGA
- a CDS encoding cytochrome c oxidase assembly protein: MDGRTMTELSAGQLPELTTGRLLTTWHLDVPALLLVIALGALYGWGVARLRRRGEPWPPARVVAFALLGLGGLVVATMSALAVYDHVLFWPAAVQNILLDLVTPLGLALGDPLRLAAEALPENAAGRVRRAMNGRLVRILTFPLVSTALVLATELTVYFTPYFATALRVGWLHEVMYLHLLTAGCLFVVPMLTHEEALPRWCTHPVRAALVFLDGIVDAVPGVVVMTHSTLIAGAWYLHHAPSWSPDVRHDQQIGGGAMLSIAELVALPFLLALLFQWARAERVQNAALDRRLDAELTPVAPPAPDHGQTPAQAPAAERVRPWWETEQNEVAARIRSQHREK, translated from the coding sequence ATGGATGGTCGCACGATGACCGAACTGTCGGCCGGCCAGCTCCCGGAGCTGACCACCGGACGTCTGCTGACCACGTGGCACCTTGACGTCCCCGCGCTGCTGCTGGTCATCGCCCTGGGCGCGCTCTACGGCTGGGGCGTCGCGCGGCTGCGCCGACGGGGCGAGCCCTGGCCGCCCGCCCGGGTGGTGGCGTTCGCGCTGCTCGGCCTGGGCGGACTGGTGGTGGCCACGATGTCCGCGCTGGCCGTCTACGACCATGTGCTGTTCTGGCCGGCCGCCGTGCAGAACATCCTCCTCGACCTCGTCACGCCCCTGGGCCTGGCCCTCGGCGACCCGCTGCGGCTCGCCGCCGAGGCACTGCCGGAGAACGCCGCCGGTCGGGTGCGCCGGGCCATGAACGGGCGGCTGGTGCGGATCCTGACCTTCCCCCTGGTCAGCACGGCGCTGGTGCTGGCCACGGAGCTGACGGTGTACTTCACGCCGTACTTCGCGACCGCCCTGCGCGTGGGCTGGCTGCACGAGGTGATGTATCTGCACCTGCTCACGGCCGGCTGCCTGTTCGTCGTACCGATGCTGACCCACGAGGAAGCGCTGCCCCGCTGGTGCACCCACCCGGTGCGGGCGGCACTGGTCTTCCTGGACGGCATCGTGGACGCGGTCCCGGGCGTCGTCGTCATGACGCACAGCACGCTGATCGCGGGCGCCTGGTACCTGCACCACGCGCCGAGCTGGTCACCGGACGTCCGGCACGACCAGCAGATCGGCGGCGGCGCGATGCTCAGCATCGCAGAGCTGGTCGCGCTGCCCTTCCTGCTGGCCCTCCTGTTCCAGTGGGCGCGCGCGGAGCGGGTCCAGAACGCGGCCCTCGACCGCCGTCTCGACGCGGAACTCACCCCCGTCGCCCCGCCCGCCCCGGACCACGGTCAGACCCCTGCTCAGGCCCCCGCCGCCGAACGGGTACGGCCCTGGTGGGAGACCGAGCAGAACGAGGTGGCCGCCAGGATCCGGAGCCAGCACCGGGAGAAGTGA
- a CDS encoding sensor histidine kinase: MRLSTRIGLAVGCTVPLLVLASGWLLLNLVTRDLHRAEDQHLRQRATAIAPDARLLLRASENGRPKVADTRERKLFSAALDVGVRVVGPDADFSGGPQPGPSVTLPAPTAGPVTVHDGARSWRALARPVRGTTVAGTLWVFSPDTADRAQIRLVRDRVNLTAVLAAPLSGLLAWGLAAGASAPLRRLTRRTAGLDPRTSSTRLDERRTGVTEVDELAATVRTVLARYDEQAARTAEALDTARSFSSAAAHELRTPLMSMGTNLDILTDHPGLPEPDRTEVLTDLRCEHARMQGLLVMLRELGRGDLVEAEALRRVDLADVADAAVAEARRRAPDAEITLDAPPGLTVHGWEPGLRLLLDNLLGNALAHGRDPRGRAWVRVGVRATADQVLITVDDHGPGVPPDARRRIFERFRRGPDSAGSGLGLTLVAQQAALHRGSVGVTDGPDGVGARFEVRLPPGGGGLPDRRDWLIGTAGANRSQSFPKDTP; the protein is encoded by the coding sequence GTGAGACTCTCCACCCGTATCGGCCTCGCCGTCGGCTGCACCGTCCCGCTGCTGGTCCTGGCCTCCGGCTGGCTGCTGCTGAACCTGGTCACCCGGGATCTGCACCGCGCCGAGGACCAGCATCTGCGGCAGCGGGCGACCGCCATCGCCCCGGACGCCCGGCTGCTGCTGCGGGCCTCGGAGAACGGCCGGCCCAAGGTCGCCGACACCAGGGAACGCAAGCTGTTCAGCGCGGCCCTCGACGTCGGCGTACGCGTCGTCGGACCGGACGCCGACTTCAGCGGCGGCCCCCAGCCCGGCCCGTCCGTGACCCTCCCGGCGCCGACCGCCGGACCCGTCACCGTCCACGACGGAGCCCGCAGCTGGCGCGCCCTGGCCCGGCCCGTGCGGGGCACCACCGTCGCCGGCACCCTGTGGGTCTTCTCGCCGGACACCGCCGACCGCGCCCAGATCCGGCTCGTACGCGACCGCGTGAACCTCACCGCGGTCCTCGCCGCACCCCTGTCGGGTCTGCTCGCCTGGGGCCTGGCCGCAGGAGCGAGCGCCCCGCTGCGCCGCCTCACCCGCCGCACCGCCGGCCTCGACCCGCGCACCAGCAGCACCCGCCTCGACGAGCGGCGCACCGGAGTGACCGAGGTCGACGAACTGGCCGCCACCGTACGGACCGTCCTCGCCCGCTACGACGAACAGGCCGCCCGCACCGCCGAGGCCCTGGACACCGCCCGCTCGTTCTCCTCCGCCGCCGCGCACGAGCTGCGTACCCCGTTGATGAGCATGGGCACCAACCTCGACATCCTCACCGACCACCCGGGCCTGCCCGAACCCGACCGCACCGAGGTCCTCACCGACCTGCGGTGCGAACACGCCCGGATGCAGGGCCTGTTGGTGATGCTGCGCGAGCTGGGCCGCGGGGACCTGGTGGAGGCGGAGGCGCTGCGCCGGGTCGACCTCGCCGATGTGGCGGACGCGGCCGTCGCCGAGGCCCGCCGCCGTGCCCCGGACGCCGAGATCACCCTGGACGCCCCTCCCGGGCTCACGGTGCACGGCTGGGAGCCCGGCCTCAGGCTGCTGCTGGACAACCTGCTCGGCAACGCGCTGGCCCACGGCCGTGACCCGCGGGGCCGGGCGTGGGTCCGGGTCGGTGTGCGGGCGACGGCGGACCAGGTGCTGATCACCGTGGACGACCACGGGCCCGGTGTGCCGCCCGATGCCCGGCGCCGGATCTTCGAACGGTTCCGGCGCGGCCCGGACAGCGCGGGCTCCGGGCTCGGTCTCACCCTCGTCGCCCAGCAGGCGGCGCTGCACCGGGGCAGCGTCGGCGTGACGGACGGACCGGACGGCGTCGGCGCCCGCTTCGAGGTGCGGCTGCCTCCGGGCGGCGGAGGGCTGCCGGACCGGCGCGACTGGCTCATCGGCACAGCCGGGGCAAACCGGTCACAGAGTTTCCCCAAAGACACTCCCTAG